The bacterium genome has a window encoding:
- a CDS encoding LTA synthase family protein, whose amino-acid sequence MTRSAARDSAMPGTGWTPAWWALLLGCAVALTAIDAVLLQFNHHYFSGGFNALTFLSSTGLVASFLGASIAVDAVIILGAWLISWPLLGRIPLTALQKWLLAGMLGVAGPGIYTFLRYQLQRYLGDLIDLDLILTLAGGFGVEMFAQASDQLLGVAVIFGAVLVAAIGLLWAIRRIWKGGPETERLLQMPRWSAITPVFGAAFGLSAVLLPGFCLSESAVCLGLGIKPSGSLIKIAVQQLTDVDRDGAGLLSTPPDPDPFDSGIHGYALEIPGNAIDENGLAGDLPIDMRAPESALEIAPLWKKRPHVLLIFGESLRGDVLERSFLGREITPFISRLGREGASSRFGFTNVPYTSKSRAQLFGGRLDPYDGQTSLVDDFKRNGYTVAYFSGQDDSFGGRDQQLGQAKPDVFYDARQDPENRASRFTSPGSLSVSWKLLNRRIAVFLGERPENSPLFMYVNYHDTHFPYHHAELDRIFDIDPLARGRIGPETRDELWATYANASANVDRAVEQLVEAFRASIHNEPHVILLTADHGESLFDFGHLGHGQALNIEQTRVPMVLWGIGGDIPEPIGVADLRGLIQRNLDLGREGDRIPQPHLISDSGRRIFQYMSKLARPRLVALRGVDGTIHYAFRRASLESESASGKLTPLDPDEYRAEFAELLRTWEVLNLREHAFGGDPAGPG is encoded by the coding sequence ATGACTCGATCGGCAGCCCGCGACTCGGCCATGCCGGGTACGGGCTGGACTCCCGCCTGGTGGGCCCTGCTGCTAGGTTGCGCCGTTGCTCTGACCGCGATCGATGCCGTCCTCTTGCAGTTCAACCATCACTATTTTTCAGGCGGGTTCAACGCGCTCACCTTTCTTTCCAGCACCGGACTGGTCGCTTCGTTTCTCGGCGCTTCGATCGCAGTGGACGCGGTCATCATCCTGGGAGCCTGGTTGATCAGCTGGCCGCTGCTTGGCCGAATTCCGCTGACCGCGCTTCAGAAGTGGCTGCTGGCGGGGATGCTCGGCGTAGCGGGACCGGGCATATACACATTCCTCAGATATCAGCTGCAACGCTATCTCGGCGACCTGATCGACCTCGACCTGATCCTGACACTCGCGGGCGGCTTCGGTGTCGAGATGTTCGCGCAGGCCAGTGATCAGCTCCTGGGTGTTGCAGTGATCTTCGGAGCCGTGCTAGTCGCCGCGATTGGCTTGCTCTGGGCGATCCGACGTATCTGGAAAGGGGGGCCCGAGACCGAACGTCTGCTCCAGATGCCGCGCTGGAGCGCGATCACTCCAGTGTTCGGAGCGGCATTCGGGCTCAGCGCCGTACTCCTTCCGGGTTTCTGCTTGAGCGAAAGCGCTGTCTGCCTCGGATTGGGAATCAAACCCAGTGGAAGCCTGATCAAGATCGCCGTACAGCAGCTGACCGACGTCGATCGCGACGGCGCGGGCCTGCTCTCGACGCCCCCGGATCCGGACCCCTTCGACTCGGGCATTCACGGCTACGCACTCGAAATCCCCGGCAATGCCATCGATGAAAATGGACTCGCCGGTGATCTTCCAATCGACATGCGCGCGCCAGAGTCGGCACTCGAAATCGCGCCTCTCTGGAAGAAGCGCCCCCACGTTCTGTTGATATTCGGCGAGAGCCTGCGGGGCGACGTGCTGGAACGCAGCTTCCTGGGTCGAGAGATCACGCCATTCATCAGCCGCCTCGGCCGAGAGGGAGCGAGTTCCCGATTCGGCTTTACCAATGTTCCCTACACATCGAAGTCACGTGCACAGCTCTTCGGTGGTCGGCTCGACCCCTACGACGGCCAGACATCTCTCGTGGATGATTTCAAACGCAACGGGTACACGGTCGCCTATTTCTCCGGTCAGGACGACTCCTTCGGGGGGCGCGATCAGCAACTGGGCCAGGCGAAACCCGATGTTTTCTACGACGCGCGCCAGGATCCCGAAAACCGCGCCTCGCGCTTCACGAGCCCCGGCAGTCTGTCGGTTTCATGGAAACTTCTGAATCGAAGAATCGCGGTGTTTCTGGGCGAACGCCCCGAGAACTCACCTCTGTTCATGTACGTGAATTACCACGACACTCACTTCCCCTATCATCACGCCGAACTGGATCGAATCTTCGACATCGATCCGCTGGCTCGAGGCAGGATCGGCCCCGAAACCCGCGATGAATTGTGGGCGACCTACGCCAATGCCTCGGCCAACGTGGATCGCGCCGTCGAACAACTGGTCGAGGCGTTTCGCGCTTCGATCCACAATGAACCCCACGTGATCCTGTTGACTGCGGATCACGGTGAGTCGCTTTTCGACTTTGGGCACCTCGGACACGGCCAGGCGCTGAACATCGAACAGACGCGCGTGCCGATGGTTCTCTGGGGCATCGGTGGTGATATCCCGGAACCGATTGGCGTCGCGGATCTTCGCGGTTTGATCCAGCGCAATCTCGACCTGGGACGAGAGGGCGATCGGATTCCCCAGCCGCACCTGATCTCCGACTCGGGGCGGCGGATCTTCCAGTACATGTCGAAGCTGGCCCGACCGCGACTCGTGGCGCTGAGAGGTGTCGACGGGACGATCCACTACGCGTTCCGGCGCGCCAGCCTGGAAAGCGAGAGCGCGTCCGGGAAACTCACGCCCCTCGACCCCGATGAATATCGCGCTGAGTTCGCCGAACTCCTGCGAACCTGGGAAGTGTTGAACCTGCGCGAACACGCATTTGGCGGCGACCCTGCGGGACCGGGTTGA
- a CDS encoding helix-turn-helix domain-containing protein has product MDSKQAAALLGVKVETLYAYTSRGLLRSLPADGRRERRYLRSELNRLRVQRGTRRRVSSAGGFSAEQPLLDTSITGLSDAGPLYRGRPALELAQSGVEFEAVAELLWTGDLPPTGARWRADGPSVSWRRLAELLPGGTPPLICMALSLPALAAADPERFDTSPEATLRRASQVIPRLAASLALSRDPRVAEEALSAGNVSGILATAIGVTPEPAAIRLLEQTLILMADHELNASAFAARVAASTGADLYGCLSAAVGTASGPLHSGASEQVEALMIEAGTPENAETTVRARMRRGESIPGFGHLIYQRGDPRSGPLLEGARRLAPDSVGVRTLVAIVAAMEAAERPAPNADVGIAAVAAALGLAPGMGPTLFAVARCAGWVAHVLEQYEAGFLIRPRARYRGPE; this is encoded by the coding sequence CTGGACTCGAAACAGGCTGCGGCCCTATTGGGGGTGAAGGTCGAAACCCTCTACGCCTACACCAGTCGCGGGCTCCTGCGCAGCTTGCCGGCCGACGGACGGCGCGAGCGGCGCTATCTGCGCTCGGAACTGAACCGCCTGCGCGTGCAGCGCGGCACGCGCAGGCGGGTGAGTTCCGCCGGGGGCTTTTCGGCGGAGCAGCCGCTGCTCGATACCTCGATCACCGGACTCTCGGACGCGGGTCCTCTGTACCGGGGCCGACCCGCGCTGGAACTCGCGCAGAGCGGGGTCGAGTTCGAGGCGGTCGCGGAGTTGCTCTGGACCGGTGACCTGCCCCCGACCGGGGCGCGCTGGCGCGCGGACGGCCCTTCGGTTTCCTGGCGGCGCCTGGCAGAACTTCTACCGGGCGGGACTCCGCCGCTGATCTGCATGGCTCTCAGCCTGCCGGCGCTGGCGGCAGCAGATCCGGAGCGCTTCGACACGAGTCCGGAAGCGACGCTGCGACGGGCTAGCCAGGTGATTCCGCGGCTCGCGGCCTCTCTGGCGTTATCGCGAGATCCGCGGGTCGCCGAAGAGGCGCTCTCCGCAGGCAATGTCAGTGGAATTCTCGCCACCGCCATCGGTGTCACGCCCGAACCCGCAGCGATTCGACTGCTGGAGCAGACGCTCATCCTCATGGCGGATCACGAGTTGAACGCATCCGCGTTCGCCGCACGCGTCGCAGCGTCGACGGGTGCAGACCTGTACGGCTGTCTTTCGGCGGCGGTGGGAACGGCCAGCGGGCCGTTGCACAGCGGGGCGAGCGAGCAGGTCGAAGCGCTGATGATCGAAGCCGGTACGCCCGAGAATGCCGAAACTACGGTGCGCGCACGCATGCGCCGCGGTGAATCCATTCCCGGCTTTGGGCATCTGATCTACCAGCGCGGCGATCCGCGCAGCGGCCCGCTCCTGGAGGGCGCCCGCCGCCTGGCACCCGATTCGGTTGGAGTGCGGACGCTGGTGGCGATCGTCGCGGCCATGGAGGCGGCGGAGCGCCCGGCCCCCAACGCCGATGTGGGGATCGCGGCGGTCGCAGCTGCGCTCGGCCTGGCGCCCGGGATGGGACCGACTCTTTTCGCGGTGGCGCGCTGCGCCGGCTGGGTGGCGCATGTCCTGGAGCAGTACGAAGCCGGATTCTTGATACGACCCAGGGCGCGCTATCGGGGTCCGGAATAG
- a CDS encoding exosortase/archaeosortase family protein: MATVDQMDGAVPEVEEPSGRPILTLLWIALFVAAFAPTAMWLWSRWTISIWYSGHGIFMPFILAYLLWERLHEDPVSGSHSSAWGFVFLFTGLAMLALDAAIQTDLLAAAGLVVCLPGLSLLVLGGDRTRGLVFALVIAAFMLPIPAGFVTKIHLFLREITAFGTSYVVPLLDIPLSKNGTVLNVPGHSVSVADACSGFSTMYAAVTTGLILSHLNPSKSRGLMLIATSVVLAIICNIIRVSFLVLVVYYGHADLLETSLHEGSGIVSFAVVIAILFWMSGRETFRGPEPERSE; the protein is encoded by the coding sequence TTGGCCACAGTAGATCAGATGGACGGCGCAGTTCCGGAGGTAGAGGAGCCCTCGGGCAGACCGATTCTTACCTTGTTGTGGATCGCGCTTTTCGTCGCCGCATTCGCACCTACGGCCATGTGGCTCTGGAGCCGCTGGACGATCAGCATCTGGTACAGCGGCCACGGCATATTCATGCCGTTTATCCTGGCGTACCTGCTCTGGGAGCGTTTGCACGAAGATCCCGTGTCCGGGTCGCATTCTTCGGCCTGGGGCTTTGTGTTTCTGTTCACAGGCCTGGCGATGCTGGCCCTCGACGCGGCCATCCAGACGGACCTGCTGGCCGCTGCGGGACTGGTCGTCTGCCTGCCCGGCCTTTCGCTACTCGTTCTGGGTGGAGATCGCACTCGCGGACTGGTGTTCGCTCTGGTGATCGCGGCCTTCATGCTGCCGATCCCCGCCGGCTTTGTAACGAAGATCCACCTGTTTCTGCGCGAGATCACAGCATTTGGGACCTCTTATGTGGTCCCACTGCTCGATATTCCCTTGTCCAAGAACGGCACCGTCCTCAATGTTCCCGGACACTCGGTCTCCGTCGCAGATGCGTGTAGCGGTTTTTCGACCATGTATGCGGCCGTCACCACGGGATTGATCCTGTCGCACCTCAACCCGTCCAAGAGCCGCGGCCTTATGCTGATCGCCACCTCGGTCGTGCTCGCAATCATCTGCAACATCATCCGCGTCAGCTTTCTGGTGCTGGTAGTCTATTACGGTCATGCGGACCTGCTCGAAACGTCGCTACACGAGGGCTCGGGCATTGTGTCCTTCGCAGTCGTCATCGCGATCTTGTTCTGGATGTCTGGTCGCGAGACTTTCCGTGGCCCCGAACCAGAGCGAAGCGAATGA
- a CDS encoding ABC transporter ATP-binding protein, which translates to MQYHLGLFFAGCVAVALLFGLFTMAFAPVLWDGVLQGKPVSELGAAAFGLDPTKVVTVEKIAPEVRVQIARSLTSWPSLLLVLPLLAFAALLYYYYVWILQKVNQGLRLDLVDRLQALSLRFHQDNRIGDAIYRTYQDSAMVTQLLNVLFLRPIGALLQFTGMMLLVAVFTPGLALLLLFAWPLVLVLGAVFSRRLRSRFRRAREANSDLTSRIQESVGGIKVLKAYGLEDFERERFETSSMHAFAEAFRARSMLALFGVSVFWVLGGFLIVSTFWSTLFTRSGGSLWLYEQVVGTSMGDVLLAAGFSIWALGWYNLFKLVFSRGTGSINGLYKVWGRAQDIVIGLDRVFEILELEPEVSDLADAIPLPPLQTSIVFRNLGFAYQPDRPVLRDVSFEAPIGTITALVGPTGSGKSTLMALLLRLFDPDRGSIEIDGCDLRRFLVRSLRQKISIALQENVLFGTTIRENIRYAVPDANDERVREVARIACVDEFVEGLPEGYDTVLGERGARLSTGQRQRITIARALMKDAPILILDEPTSALDAETERRLILNLSEWGRDRNVFLITHRLSTIRMADQIAYLDGGQIVEVGSHEALMDRPDAAYRRLVESEQRSSGR; encoded by the coding sequence ATGCAATATCACCTCGGACTCTTCTTTGCCGGTTGTGTCGCAGTTGCGCTCCTGTTCGGGTTGTTCACGATGGCCTTCGCACCGGTGCTCTGGGATGGCGTCTTGCAGGGGAAGCCGGTTTCCGAACTCGGAGCGGCGGCATTCGGCCTCGACCCGACGAAGGTCGTAACCGTCGAGAAGATCGCTCCGGAGGTTCGCGTCCAGATCGCCAGAAGCCTGACTTCATGGCCGTCACTCCTGCTGGTCCTGCCGCTGCTCGCCTTCGCGGCCCTGCTCTACTACTACTACGTATGGATCCTTCAGAAAGTGAACCAAGGACTCCGACTCGACCTCGTCGACCGGCTCCAGGCGCTTTCCCTGCGCTTTCATCAGGACAACAGGATCGGCGACGCGATCTATCGCACGTATCAGGACAGCGCGATGGTCACGCAGTTGCTCAATGTCCTGTTCCTTCGGCCGATCGGAGCGCTCCTGCAGTTTACGGGCATGATGTTGCTTGTCGCAGTCTTCACTCCCGGACTCGCACTCCTTCTGCTCTTCGCCTGGCCGCTCGTACTGGTACTCGGCGCGGTTTTCTCCCGACGGCTGCGAAGTCGCTTCCGTCGTGCGCGCGAGGCCAATAGCGACCTCACCTCACGCATCCAGGAGAGCGTGGGTGGAATCAAGGTCCTCAAGGCCTACGGCCTCGAGGACTTCGAGCGCGAGCGCTTCGAAACCAGTTCGATGCACGCGTTCGCCGAGGCGTTTCGCGCGCGCAGCATGCTGGCCCTTTTTGGCGTTTCGGTCTTTTGGGTGCTAGGCGGTTTCCTGATCGTATCGACCTTCTGGTCGACTCTGTTCACGCGAAGTGGCGGATCCCTGTGGTTGTACGAGCAGGTAGTCGGTACGAGCATGGGCGACGTGCTGCTCGCGGCCGGATTCAGCATCTGGGCGCTGGGCTGGTACAACCTTTTCAAACTCGTCTTCAGCCGCGGCACGGGCAGCATCAACGGACTGTACAAGGTATGGGGACGCGCACAGGACATCGTGATCGGCCTGGACCGGGTATTCGAGATCCTGGAACTGGAACCGGAGGTTTCCGATCTTGCGGACGCGATACCGCTGCCCCCATTGCAGACTTCCATCGTCTTCCGCAATCTGGGTTTTGCCTACCAACCAGATCGCCCGGTTCTGCGGGATGTGAGCTTTGAAGCTCCGATCGGAACGATCACCGCACTCGTGGGCCCGACGGGTTCGGGAAAGAGCACACTCATGGCTCTGCTCCTGCGCTTGTTCGACCCCGATCGGGGATCCATCGAGATCGACGGCTGCGACTTGCGGCGCTTTCTCGTGCGTTCGCTTCGCCAGAAGATCTCGATCGCCCTACAAGAGAATGTGCTCTTCGGCACGACGATCCGCGAGAACATCCGCTACGCCGTACCAGACGCGAACGACGAACGTGTGCGCGAGGTCGCGCGCATCGCCTGTGTCGATGAGTTCGTCGAGGGCTTGCCCGAGGGTTACGACACGGTTCTCGGCGAGCGGGGTGCTCGACTCTCAACCGGACAGAGACAGCGCATCACGATCGCTCGCGCGCTCATGAAGGATGCGCCGATCCTGATCCTTGACGAGCCGACCTCGGCACTCGACGCCGAGACTGAACGCCGCCTGATCCTCAACCTTTCGGAATGGGGGCGCGATCGCAACGTCTTCCTGATCACACATCGACTCTCCACGATCCGCATGGCCGATCAGATCGCCTACCTCGACGGCGGCCAGATCGTCGAGGTAGGCTCTCACGAAGCCCTGATGGACCGACCCGATGCCGCGTACCGCCGTCTGGTCGAGTCAGAGCAGCGGAGTTCCGGAAGATGA
- a CDS encoding citrate synthase, producing the protein MSNGLDGVVVAETRLSHIDGERGRLIVRGFDIESLAKRASFEDLCVLLWTGSLPSADEWAEMSRELGARRVEAFQSCEALGDALSAPVAMDALRASVGHVADGADPERQRTRLVAAVAVYAAGWWRTQQGLPLVAPNPELGHAEDYLRMVSGESPDEARRAALDAYLVTVADHGMNASTFTARVVTSTDSDAVSAVVAAIGALKGPLHGGAPGPVLEMLEAIGRPENAADWIENELASGRRIMGLGHRVYRVRDPRAAVLETAVEALRRAGLSNDRLELARAVEGVAAESLKQRHPGRKLEANIEFYTAVLLDALGLPAQMFTPSFAVARVAGWLAHIDEQREVGRIIRPRAEYVGEIPA; encoded by the coding sequence ATGAGCAATGGTCTGGACGGGGTAGTCGTGGCGGAAACCAGACTCAGCCACATCGATGGAGAACGCGGGCGCCTGATCGTGCGCGGCTTCGACATCGAGTCTCTGGCAAAGCGAGCCAGTTTTGAGGATCTATGTGTTCTGCTCTGGACCGGGTCGCTTCCGAGCGCCGATGAGTGGGCAGAGATGTCGCGAGAACTCGGCGCCAGACGAGTCGAGGCATTCCAGAGCTGCGAAGCCCTGGGCGATGCGCTCTCGGCACCGGTCGCGATGGACGCTCTGCGCGCGTCCGTCGGGCACGTGGCCGACGGCGCTGATCCGGAACGCCAGAGAACTCGCCTGGTGGCGGCCGTCGCGGTATACGCGGCGGGTTGGTGGCGCACGCAGCAGGGCTTGCCGCTGGTGGCACCGAACCCGGAACTCGGTCACGCGGAAGATTATCTGCGCATGGTCAGTGGCGAGTCCCCGGACGAAGCCCGCAGAGCCGCGCTCGATGCCTATCTGGTGACAGTGGCCGATCACGGTATGAACGCTTCGACGTTCACCGCGCGCGTCGTCACTTCGACGGACTCCGACGCGGTGTCTGCCGTGGTCGCCGCAATCGGCGCCCTCAAGGGGCCCTTGCACGGCGGAGCTCCGGGGCCGGTCCTGGAGATGCTCGAAGCCATCGGCCGACCCGAGAACGCCGCAGACTGGATCGAGAACGAACTGGCTTCGGGCCGGCGCATCATGGGTCTCGGGCATCGCGTCTATCGTGTGCGCGATCCGCGCGCGGCTGTGCTCGAAACTGCCGTCGAAGCGCTTCGCCGGGCCGGGCTGTCCAACGACCGACTCGAACTCGCACGTGCGGTCGAAGGAGTGGCGGCGGAATCTCTCAAGCAACGCCATCCCGGGCGCAAGCTCGAAGCGAACATCGAGTTCTACACCGCAGTTCTATTGGACGCGCTCGGTCTGCCCGCGCAGATGTTCACGCCTAGCTTTGCTGTGGCGCGAGTTGCGGGTTGGCTTGCGCATATTGATGAACAGCGGGAGGTGGGGCGGATTATTCGGCCTCGGGCGGAGTATGTGGGGGAGATTCCGGCTTAG
- a CDS encoding propionyl-CoA synthetase: MKDRYARAYAHSLEDPQGFWAEAAEDIDWYASWDQVLDSRNAPLYRWFPGARCNTCHNALDRHVEAGRSAQPALIWDSPVTGLKKSFSYGELLDLVSRCAGGLRKLGVERGDRVLIYMPNIPEAVIAMLACARIGAVHSVVFGGFAAKELATRIDDARPKLVLAASCGIEPTRVVEYQPLLKGAIELATHTPTNTVWVQREASPANLDAARDMDWGVLLTAQLVDCVPVDATDPLYILYTSGTTGVPKGVVRDNGGHMVSLFWSMRNVYGAEPGEVYWAASDVGWVVGHSYIVYAPLLYGCTTILYEGKPVGTPDAGAFWRVLAENSASILFTAPTAFRAIKREDPDARLIPDYDLSAFRTLFLAGERADPDTVQWAEKALGVPVIDHWWQTETGWPIAANCMGLSPQPVKHGSPTRSVPGYRVSALDESGQPVAAGETGAICIELPLPPGTLPTLWNNDQGYIETYLSRFPGWYETADAGFVDEDDYLWIMSRTDDIINVAGHRLSTGGMEEVLASHSDVAECAVIGVHDPLKGQVPLGLVVLKAGVERSHEQIESELVQLVRERIGPVAAFRQASVIARLPKTRSGKVLRGTMRKIADSEAYSVPATIEDPEVLEEIREALSAIGYAG; encoded by the coding sequence ATGAAAGATCGCTACGCTCGCGCCTACGCGCATTCGCTCGAGGATCCGCAAGGTTTCTGGGCGGAGGCCGCCGAAGACATCGACTGGTACGCGTCCTGGGATCAAGTTCTGGATTCGCGCAATGCCCCCCTCTATCGCTGGTTCCCAGGTGCCCGCTGCAATACCTGCCACAACGCGCTCGATCGTCACGTCGAGGCGGGTCGTAGTGCCCAGCCCGCGTTGATCTGGGATAGCCCCGTCACCGGTCTCAAGAAATCGTTCAGCTATGGCGAGCTACTCGATCTCGTCTCACGCTGCGCGGGTGGTCTGCGCAAACTGGGCGTGGAAAGAGGAGATCGCGTACTCATCTATATGCCGAACATTCCGGAAGCTGTAATCGCGATGTTGGCTTGCGCGCGGATCGGAGCCGTACACTCGGTGGTGTTTGGGGGATTCGCAGCCAAGGAATTGGCTACACGCATCGACGATGCCAGGCCGAAGCTGGTGCTGGCCGCGTCCTGCGGCATCGAACCGACGCGGGTCGTCGAGTACCAGCCGCTCCTGAAGGGCGCAATCGAGCTCGCGACCCATACGCCGACCAATACCGTCTGGGTTCAGCGCGAGGCTTCGCCCGCAAATCTGGACGCGGCGCGAGATATGGACTGGGGTGTTCTGCTCACTGCGCAACTGGTGGATTGCGTGCCCGTGGATGCGACCGATCCCCTCTACATCCTGTACACCTCCGGTACCACGGGGGTGCCCAAGGGTGTGGTGCGAGACAACGGCGGTCATATGGTGTCGCTGTTCTGGAGCATGCGAAACGTCTACGGCGCGGAACCCGGTGAAGTCTACTGGGCTGCGTCCGACGTCGGTTGGGTCGTCGGTCACTCGTACATCGTCTATGCACCGCTTCTGTACGGTTGCACCACGATCCTGTACGAAGGTAAACCGGTGGGTACGCCCGATGCGGGTGCCTTCTGGCGGGTACTGGCAGAGAATTCCGCGAGCATCCTGTTCACCGCGCCCACCGCATTCAGGGCGATCAAGCGCGAAGACCCGGATGCGCGCTTGATTCCCGACTACGATCTCTCCGCATTTCGCACGCTGTTCCTGGCGGGCGAGCGCGCCGATCCCGACACGGTGCAATGGGCCGAGAAGGCGCTCGGCGTGCCCGTGATCGATCACTGGTGGCAGACCGAAACCGGTTGGCCGATCGCAGCGAACTGCATGGGGCTGAGCCCGCAGCCTGTCAAGCATGGTTCTCCAACGCGCTCGGTCCCAGGCTATCGCGTATCCGCGCTCGACGAGTCGGGCCAGCCGGTCGCTGCGGGAGAGACCGGTGCCATCTGTATCGAATTGCCGCTGCCTCCGGGAACCCTTCCCACTCTGTGGAATAACGACCAGGGCTATATCGAGACCTATCTTTCCCGCTTCCCGGGCTGGTACGAGACGGCTGATGCGGGTTTCGTCGATGAAGATGACTACCTGTGGATCATGAGTCGCACGGACGACATCATCAACGTCGCAGGTCACCGCCTGTCGACCGGGGGTATGGAAGAGGTACTTGCCTCTCACAGCGACGTGGCCGAGTGCGCCGTGATCGGAGTGCATGACCCGCTCAAGGGTCAGGTTCCGCTCGGACTCGTGGTGCTCAAGGCCGGTGTCGAGCGTTCGCACGAGCAGATCGAGAGTGAGTTGGTGCAACTCGTTCGCGAACGAATCGGACCCGTTGCAGCTTTCAGGCAGGCGTCCGTGATTGCGCGCCTGCCCAAGACGCGTTCGGGAAAAGTGCTGCGGGGGACCATGCGCAAGATTGCGGACTCGGAAGCGTACAGCGTACCGGCGACGATCGAGGATCCCGAGGTTCTCGAGGAGATTCGCGAAGCGTTGAGCGCTATCGGCTACGCGGGCTGA
- a CDS encoding GNAT family N-acetyltransferase: MVRPLIAADTAEALRLLRERPLQNVFLDHVVSSGLLGRFPGFFGEFSADSLEAFLMIGPLGGTTVAARTPEACGLLGPAVAESGYRPRHIVGREEVTDAFWLSYQPHAPDLVWTRREPVYVLERGELVLPTKPARLRIERARERDVDEVVSNSAEQHIEDLGDDRRAMDPTGFFDRHRKDVLDGRWWVIRDAGRISFQVHVGAENAATVQLGGVMTPPSLRNQGHAMRGMAAICKQLLKRKPAVSLFCDEDNTAARRVYERAGFRHRFQNRSWLLDEEFGPCGDNYL; encoded by the coding sequence ATGGTCCGTCCTCTGATCGCAGCCGATACTGCTGAAGCGCTACGCTTGTTGCGCGAGCGACCACTGCAGAACGTATTCCTGGACCACGTGGTGTCGTCCGGTCTACTCGGTCGTTTTCCTGGTTTCTTCGGCGAGTTTTCTGCTGACAGCCTCGAGGCGTTCTTGATGATCGGACCGCTCGGCGGAACGACCGTGGCGGCTCGCACGCCGGAAGCCTGCGGATTGCTTGGACCCGCAGTTGCGGAATCCGGGTATCGACCTCGACACATCGTGGGTCGCGAGGAGGTGACTGACGCGTTCTGGCTCTCCTATCAACCTCATGCACCCGATCTGGTATGGACACGTCGCGAGCCCGTCTATGTGTTGGAGCGCGGTGAGTTGGTTCTACCGACGAAGCCCGCTCGCCTGCGCATCGAACGCGCGCGCGAGCGAGACGTCGATGAGGTCGTCTCGAATAGCGCCGAACAGCATATTGAAGACCTGGGTGACGATCGCCGCGCGATGGATCCGACGGGTTTCTTTGACCGACACCGCAAGGACGTATTGGACGGGCGCTGGTGGGTGATCCGCGATGCTGGTCGAATCTCGTTCCAGGTCCATGTCGGTGCGGAAAACGCGGCAACGGTTCAACTCGGGGGCGTGATGACCCCTCCGAGTTTGAGAAATCAAGGCCACGCGATGCGCGGGATGGCAGCCATCTGCAAGCAGTTGCTGAAGCGCAAGCCGGCGGTGAGCCTGTTCTGCGACGAGGACAATACCGCGGCGCGCCGTGTCTACGAGCGCGCTGGCTTCCGACATCGCTTTCAAAACCGCAGCTGGTTGCTCGACGAGGAGTTCGGACCATGCGGCGACAACTATCTCTGA
- a CDS encoding glutathione S-transferase, protein MNRILDIATSTAATVSRLAAGVSISSLGARPEQALTLYEFEGCPFCRKVREALSMLDLEADILPCPKNGPRYRTELVKRAGKAQFPYLVDPNTGVEMYESNEIVRYLFEKYGDGRVPLSLNAGPLTDLGSMIAAALRPGLGSFYREATPPALPLELYSFEGSPFCRIVREELTSLEIPYRLHNVAKGSPSREAFEKRSGKLMVPYLVDPNTGIEMFESADIVRHLRKNYAR, encoded by the coding sequence ATGAACCGCATCCTCGACATCGCGACATCCACCGCGGCCACCGTGTCGCGCCTGGCTGCAGGTGTCTCGATCTCCAGTCTGGGAGCGCGTCCAGAGCAAGCTTTGACCCTCTACGAATTCGAAGGCTGTCCGTTCTGTCGAAAGGTGCGAGAAGCACTCTCGATGCTCGATCTGGAGGCCGACATCCTGCCCTGCCCCAAAAACGGACCGCGCTATCGAACCGAACTCGTCAAACGCGCGGGCAAAGCACAATTCCCCTATCTGGTCGATCCCAACACCGGCGTCGAGATGTACGAATCGAATGAAATCGTGCGCTACCTGTTCGAGAAATACGGCGACGGCCGTGTGCCGTTGAGCCTGAACGCCGGGCCACTCACCGATCTGGGGTCGATGATCGCGGCGGCTCTGCGTCCCGGTCTCGGTAGTTTCTACCGGGAAGCCACTCCGCCGGCCCTGCCACTCGAACTGTACAGTTTTGAAGGGTCGCCATTTTGCCGGATCGTCCGCGAAGAACTCACGAGTCTGGAAATCCCCTATCGACTGCACAACGTGGCCAAGGGCAGCCCCAGTCGCGAGGCATTCGAGAAACGATCCGGAAAGCTGATGGTTCCGTATCTGGTCGACCCCAACACAGGCATCGAGATGTTCGAGTCGGCCGATATCGTCCGCCATCTGCGGAAGAACTACGCGCGCTGA